One window of Epinephelus fuscoguttatus linkage group LG9, E.fuscoguttatus.final_Chr_v1 genomic DNA carries:
- the LOC125894323 gene encoding uncharacterized protein LOC125894323 — protein MEMEKEKANMVKTFKTTPFERRTLQEKLEVKELGPDQPDITSQQSTDRGRRYTLSFSRTWFSKKALLTACSKPNVLFCFPCLLFQTSGSDTAWIQTGMTDLKHFSEKAKKHEQTRIHMENAMRLAMFGRVNISAQLDEGYRIGIHKHDAEGDENSHILSKITDCVKFCGAFELALRGHDESESSENPSIFRGLVDFVASLDAVLHEHLESATVFKGTSKTVQNELLDCMLSVLREYIIEEIRSADFVSIQGDETKDISTYCQLVLVICYIDEAHDVQERFFEFIPLRSATADSIATALLDRLSSILPDDQKSKLPGI, from the coding sequence atggagatggagaaagagaaagcgaATATGGTGAAGACTTTTAAAACAACACCATTTGAGAGGAGGACGTTGCAGGAGAAGCTGGAAGTGAAAGAGCTTGGACCTGATCAGCCGGACATCACGAGTCAGCAGTcaacagacagagggaggcgATACACTCTGTCATTTTCCAGGACGTGGTTTAGCAAGAAGGCTTTGCTAACTGCATGTAGCAAGCCTAATGTTTTATTCTGCTTTCCCTGCCTCCTTTTTCAAACATCAGGATCAGACACAGCATGGATTCAGACAGGTATGACTGatttaaagcacttttcagaaaAAGCAAAGAAGCATGAACAAACTAGGATCCACATGGAAAATGCAATGCGACTAGCCATGTTTGGAAGAGTAAACATTTCTGCTCAGCTTGATGAAGGCTACAGGATAGGGATCCATAAGCATGATGCGGAGGGTGACGAAAACAGTCACATCCTGTCTAAAATAACagactgtgtcaagttctgtgGTGCATTTGAGCTAGCCCTGCGTGGCCATGATGAAAGTGAAAGCTCAGAAAATCCTAGTATTTTTAGAGGATTGGTGGATTTTGTAGCATCACTAGATGCAGTTCTACACGAGCACCTGGAGAGTGCTACTGTGTTTAAGGGAACATCTAAGACTGTACAGAATGAACTCCTTGACTGCATGCTTTCAGTTTTGAGAGAGTACATCATTGAAGAAATCAGGAGTGCAGACTTTGTCTCCATCCAGGGTGATGAAACAAAGGACATTTCCACTTACTGTCAGCTGGTGCTTGTGATCTGCTACATTGATGAAGCCCATGATGTGCAAGAGAGGTTTTTTGAGTTCATACCTCTCCGAAGTGCCACAGCTGATTCCATTGCCACAGCACTTCTGGATAGGTTGAGCTCCATTCTCCCTGATGACCAGAAGAGCAAGCTCCCAGGCATATGA